From the genome of Ectobacillus sp. JY-23, one region includes:
- a CDS encoding peptide ABC transporter substrate-binding protein translates to MKKKALIALSSVLSLSMIVGCGGNKDEGKESTGEKRPQVLNLIETDEIPTMDTTKATDAIAFRIMVNTMEGLYRLDKENKPIPGMAESYTVSDDKKTYTFKLRDAKWSNGDPVTAQDFVYAWRRLVDPKVGAEYAYIMYYIKNAQQVNEGKAGLDTLGVKATDDKTLVVELESALPETTLLALTTFPSYFPLNEKFINAQSGKFGLEAANTLYNGPFQLSEWKHNESFQFKKNDSYWDAKTVKLNTINFNIVKDVSTAVNLYEGGQVDQVGLSSEFVDKYKNSPDFKTEPEATIFYLRMNFNNPVLKNVNARKAIDLAIDKKALTTVILNNGSKPAYFFVPKDFVSNPAGKDFRELNGDFNKTDTKKAKELWAKAKEETGQQQVTLELLNFDTETSKKVGEYLKEQMEKNLEGLTVTIKQQPFKQKLELVSKKEFEMSIDGWGADYLDAVSYLDIFVSSSPNNSSSYSNPKYDKLISDVKSSLATDEEARFKALLDAEKILFEDAALAPIYQRGRAIITKPYVKDVYYHQIGGDYSYKWAYVK, encoded by the coding sequence ATGAAAAAGAAGGCATTAATAGCGCTCTCTTCTGTGCTCTCACTTTCCATGATTGTCGGTTGCGGTGGCAACAAAGACGAAGGTAAAGAGAGCACAGGTGAAAAGCGTCCACAGGTTTTAAATTTAATTGAAACAGATGAAATTCCAACGATGGATACAACAAAAGCGACAGATGCTATTGCGTTCCGTATCATGGTTAACACTATGGAAGGTTTATATCGTCTTGATAAAGAAAACAAACCAATCCCTGGTATGGCAGAATCTTATACAGTAAGTGATGACAAAAAAACATATACCTTTAAGCTTCGCGATGCTAAATGGTCAAATGGTGATCCAGTTACAGCACAAGATTTTGTATACGCATGGCGACGATTAGTAGACCCAAAAGTTGGAGCGGAATATGCTTATATTATGTACTACATAAAAAATGCCCAACAAGTCAACGAAGGTAAAGCTGGGTTAGATACGCTGGGCGTGAAAGCAACAGATGATAAAACACTAGTAGTAGAATTAGAATCCGCTTTGCCAGAAACAACCTTACTGGCGTTAACAACGTTTCCGTCCTACTTTCCATTAAATGAAAAATTCATCAATGCACAAAGTGGAAAATTCGGTTTAGAAGCTGCTAATACATTGTATAATGGTCCATTCCAGTTAAGCGAATGGAAGCACAATGAAAGCTTCCAATTTAAGAAAAATGATTCCTATTGGGATGCCAAAACAGTTAAACTGAATACTATTAATTTTAACATTGTTAAGGATGTCTCTACTGCAGTCAACCTGTATGAAGGCGGTCAGGTGGACCAAGTGGGACTTTCTTCAGAATTTGTAGATAAGTACAAAAACAGTCCTGATTTCAAAACAGAACCGGAAGCAACCATTTTTTATCTGCGTATGAACTTTAACAATCCAGTGCTTAAAAATGTTAATGCCCGTAAAGCAATAGATTTAGCTATCGACAAAAAAGCATTAACGACGGTTATTTTAAACAATGGTTCAAAGCCAGCATATTTCTTTGTACCAAAAGACTTTGTCAGTAACCCTGCCGGCAAGGATTTTAGAGAATTGAACGGTGACTTTAATAAAACAGATACCAAAAAAGCTAAAGAGCTTTGGGCAAAGGCAAAAGAAGAAACTGGTCAACAACAAGTTACGTTAGAGCTTTTAAACTTTGATACCGAAACAAGTAAAAAGGTTGGCGAATATTTAAAAGAACAAATGGAAAAAAACTTGGAAGGTTTAACTGTTACTATTAAACAGCAACCATTTAAACAAAAGTTAGAGTTAGTCAGCAAAAAAGAATTTGAAATGTCGATTGACGGGTGGGGTGCTGATTATTTAGATGCGGTCTCCTATCTGGATATCTTTGTTTCAAGCAGTCCGAACAATAGCTCTTCTTACAGCAATCCAAAATATGACAAACTGATTAGTGACGTGAAATCCTCATTAGCCACCGATGAAGAAGCTCGTTTTAAAGCATTGTTAGATGCAGAAAAGATCTTATTTGAAGATGCTGCATTAGCACCTATTTATCAACGCGGACGCGCCATTATCACAAAACCGTATGTAAAAGATGTATATTATCATCAAATTGGCGGCGATTACTCCTATAAATGGGCGTACGTTAAATAA
- a CDS encoding chromosome segregation protein — protein sequence MEYKTPMVARKLGVSPKVIMRIVSQLQMDVEKNKFGHYIFSEADVNRIIDYYTKEVANTEVAATVAYEVTSAPTQVLDMKPNTIPFMQDERSIKEKISSTELLSRLDRMEEKLDTKADEVVAYQLLQHRNEIEELRIQIQLLQTQLQKLEEAKPLAPIREITADKKRRRMILSIFGF from the coding sequence ATGGAATATAAAACTCCCATGGTCGCTCGAAAATTAGGTGTTAGTCCAAAGGTTATAATGCGGATTGTCAGTCAACTACAGATGGACGTTGAAAAAAATAAATTTGGTCATTATATATTCAGCGAAGCAGATGTGAATCGAATTATAGATTACTATACAAAAGAAGTTGCCAATACTGAAGTTGCTGCTACGGTTGCTTATGAAGTTACATCTGCACCAACTCAAGTTCTTGACATGAAACCAAACACAATACCTTTCATGCAAGATGAACGCTCCATAAAAGAAAAGATATCCAGCACAGAACTCCTTTCACGCCTGGATCGAATGGAAGAAAAGCTAGACACCAAGGCTGATGAAGTGGTAGCTTATCAACTTTTACAGCATCGCAATGAGATTGAAGAACTTCGAATACAAATTCAACTACTACAGACGCAATTACAAAAATTGGAGGAAGCAAAACCCCTTGCCCCCATTCGAGAAATTACAGCGGATAAAAAGAGACGTCGTATGATTTTAAGTATTTTTGGGTTTTAA
- a CDS encoding YueI family protein, whose protein sequence is MNKKLDDYLQEGIYGAKEQHPEERRLFLGTLRERVELALTKGQVMRQTPYQIGTALQKNVKMLLNGDVAYSYLSPYIRFANEKKIPFTIVQNEKGNSPFGLVLTYDQAVDTPDIYIRDEIFHAEIPATLP, encoded by the coding sequence ATGAACAAAAAACTAGATGATTACTTACAAGAAGGAATATATGGTGCGAAAGAGCAACACCCGGAAGAGCGCCGCTTGTTTTTAGGTACTTTACGAGAAAGAGTTGAACTTGCATTAACAAAAGGACAAGTTATGAGACAGACGCCTTATCAAATTGGCACAGCGCTGCAGAAGAACGTAAAAATGCTGTTGAACGGGGATGTTGCATACTCTTATTTATCGCCGTATATTAGGTTTGCAAACGAAAAAAAAATCCCATTTACCATCGTTCAAAATGAAAAAGGAAATTCTCCATTCGGCCTTGTCCTTACTTATGACCAAGCAGTTGATACACCAGATATTTACATACGAGATGAGATTTTCCATGCAGAAATACCTGCTACACTTCCATAA
- a CDS encoding histidine kinase N-terminal domain-containing protein, which yields MEEREVFHIISQIEQQFCTYLIENSKRFVATWQSKIIVSKHDPFQKEMIENGENLFRFIISLLKGETVIEDIQPICHKIASERAQADVNIGEFVYNVNVGRNELFEAMYGLDVQASELKPLITKVHHCFDAMIYHTVLKYSEIITKTLEEKQHFIDETHKERLTILGQMSASFVHEFRNPLTSIMGFVKLLRADNPMLPYLDIISHELDQLNFRISQFLLVSRKEMWNEKEMFSLNELFHEIIHFLYPSLVNSNVSIEKNMFYPIDLYGYRSEVRQVLLNILLNSIDALEAHGKNRKIIIDTFEDEQDIHIIIKNNGPMIPVDKIETIFEPFVTTKKLGTGIGLFVCKQIVEKHDGHISCESSPEWTRFCMTFQKQANPSRTRS from the coding sequence ATGGAGGAACGGGAGGTTTTTCACATTATTAGCCAAATTGAACAACAATTTTGTACATATTTGATAGAGAACAGTAAAAGATTTGTAGCAACATGGCAAAGTAAAATTATTGTTTCAAAACATGATCCATTTCAAAAAGAGATGATAGAAAATGGAGAGAATTTATTTCGATTTATTATTTCACTGTTAAAAGGTGAAACAGTTATTGAGGATATTCAGCCAATTTGTCATAAGATTGCATCGGAACGTGCGCAAGCCGATGTGAATATTGGAGAGTTTGTATATAATGTAAATGTTGGGAGAAATGAGCTGTTTGAAGCCATGTACGGACTGGATGTTCAAGCAAGCGAACTAAAGCCGCTTATTACAAAGGTTCATCATTGTTTTGATGCGATGATTTATCACACGGTACTTAAATATTCTGAAATCATCACAAAAACGTTAGAAGAAAAGCAGCACTTTATTGATGAAACACATAAAGAACGACTTACTATTTTAGGTCAAATGTCAGCGAGCTTTGTCCATGAATTTCGAAATCCCCTGACCTCAATCATGGGATTTGTAAAATTACTTCGAGCAGATAATCCAATGTTACCGTATCTTGATATCATTTCTCATGAACTTGATCAGCTAAACTTTCGCATTTCGCAATTTTTACTCGTATCCCGAAAAGAAATGTGGAATGAGAAAGAGATGTTTAGTTTAAATGAACTATTTCATGAGATTATTCATTTTCTATATCCGAGCTTGGTGAATTCAAACGTGTCGATTGAAAAAAATATGTTTTATCCTATTGATTTGTATGGATACAGAAGTGAAGTGCGTCAAGTCCTTTTAAATATCTTATTGAATTCTATTGATGCTTTAGAAGCACACGGGAAAAATCGTAAAATTATAATTGATACATTTGAAGATGAACAAGATATTCATATCATTATTAAAAATAACGGTCCTATGATACCAGTTGATAAAATTGAAACCATATTTGAACCGTTTGTTACAACAAAAAAGCTTGGTACGGGTATTGGCTTGTTTGTTTGTAAGCAAATTGTCGAAAAGCATGATGGTCATATTTCATGTGAATCTTCACCTGAATGGACACGATTTTGTATGACATTTCAAAAGCAAGCCAATCCTAGCCGAACAAGGTCATAA
- a CDS encoding DUF4397 domain-containing protein — protein MYRSATPAKVRVLHAFPKYPVYDIHVNHQPVLQKLALKQCSETFSLPPGQYRFDVMEGVKTALSAIIPIRSGMSYLLIITGKSTPRILQYTEDTFLPFGQAKIRLGHFSSDAPPIDLFLKTGEPLFSSVAFTELTAYLQVSPGVADFEIRASESEKPLLTSPRLHIEANRVYTFYTVDFLSKMELLYITN, from the coding sequence ATGTATCGTTCTGCTACTCCTGCAAAAGTACGCGTTTTACACGCATTTCCCAAATATCCTGTTTATGATATACACGTAAACCACCAACCTGTCCTGCAGAAACTTGCCCTTAAACAATGTAGCGAGACCTTTTCCTTACCCCCAGGGCAATATCGATTTGATGTAATGGAAGGTGTAAAGACAGCCCTTTCTGCTATCATTCCTATACGTAGCGGGATGAGTTACTTGCTTATTATCACAGGCAAAAGTACGCCGCGCATTCTTCAGTATACAGAAGATACGTTTTTGCCATTTGGTCAAGCCAAAATTCGATTGGGCCATTTTTCTTCTGATGCGCCACCCATTGATTTATTTCTTAAGACTGGTGAGCCGTTATTTTCAAGTGTAGCATTTACAGAATTAACTGCATATCTACAGGTAAGTCCAGGTGTAGCAGACTTCGAAATTCGCGCATCAGAAAGTGAGAAACCTTTGTTAACATCGCCTCGTCTACACATTGAAGCAAACCGAGTTTACACTTTTTATACAGTTGACTTCCTATCTAAAATGGAGCTTTTATACATCACCAATTAA
- a CDS encoding YjcZ family sporulation protein has protein sequence MWGYGGYGAGCGYGGGYGFALLIVLFILLVIIGAAWYH, from the coding sequence ATGTGGGGTTATGGAGGTTATGGAGCCGGTTGTGGTTACGGCGGCGGCTATGGCTTTGCTTTATTGATTGTATTGTTTATTTTATTAGTAATTATCGGAGCAGCATGGTATCACTGA
- a CDS encoding NAD(P)/FAD-dependent oxidoreductase: protein MKRDYDVIVVGAGPAGIFTCYELTLKMPQANILLIDKGHDIYRRNCPILQKKITKCPPAAGKKEFAGCLPACSITNGFGGAGAYSDGKFNITSEFGGWMTDYLSPSTVMELIRYVDEINLAHGATTSITDPLTEEVRDIERRGYAAGLKLLRAQVRHLGTEQNLEILQSIFEYLKTKIDMQFKTEVEDLITEKVENTLAVRGVLLKDGTEISAQKVVIVPGRDGSAWLTKVMKKRRLKMSTNQVDIGVRVETSNVVMEEINKHLYEGKFVFNTSVGTRVRTFCSNPSGHVVVENHSGIMTANGHAYKDPTLGSENTNFALLVSHQFSEPFDQPNEYAHEVSRLANRISMGGVIVQKYGDILKGRRSTEKRIREGFLEPTLKEAVPGDLGLVLPYNTMKSLIEMTEALDKVTPGIASEHTLFYGVEAKFYSARPKLNEYFESEIGGLYLGGDGAGVTRGLAQASACGVWIARDIVKKIEAPSREAVVL, encoded by the coding sequence ATGAAGCGAGATTATGATGTGATTGTTGTAGGAGCAGGTCCTGCCGGGATTTTCACTTGTTATGAACTTACATTGAAAATGCCACAAGCTAACATACTGTTAATTGATAAAGGACATGATATTTATCGAAGAAATTGCCCGATTTTACAAAAAAAAATCACGAAATGTCCACCTGCAGCAGGGAAAAAAGAATTTGCAGGCTGCTTACCGGCTTGCTCTATTACAAATGGGTTTGGAGGAGCGGGTGCATACTCAGACGGTAAATTCAATATTACGAGTGAGTTTGGCGGGTGGATGACAGATTACTTATCACCTTCCACTGTTATGGAGCTCATTCGCTATGTAGATGAAATCAATTTAGCACATGGGGCTACAACGTCTATTACCGACCCATTAACAGAAGAAGTGCGTGATATTGAGCGGAGAGGATACGCAGCTGGCCTAAAACTGCTACGTGCTCAAGTTCGTCATTTAGGAACAGAACAAAACCTAGAGATTTTGCAAAGCATATTTGAATACTTAAAGACGAAAATTGACATGCAATTCAAAACAGAAGTAGAAGATCTTATTACGGAAAAAGTTGAAAATACACTTGCTGTTCGTGGGGTATTGTTGAAAGATGGAACAGAAATCTCAGCACAAAAGGTAGTGATTGTACCGGGCCGTGATGGATCTGCTTGGCTAACGAAAGTAATGAAAAAGCGCCGTTTAAAAATGAGTACGAATCAAGTGGATATTGGTGTTCGCGTTGAAACTTCCAACGTGGTTATGGAAGAAATCAATAAGCACTTATATGAAGGAAAATTTGTGTTTAATACATCTGTTGGAACAAGGGTACGTACATTTTGTAGCAACCCTTCTGGACACGTTGTAGTGGAAAATCACTCTGGCATTATGACCGCAAACGGACACGCTTATAAAGATCCAACATTAGGAAGTGAAAATACGAACTTTGCTTTGCTTGTATCACATCAATTTTCAGAGCCATTTGATCAACCAAATGAATATGCACATGAGGTCTCAAGATTAGCAAACCGAATTTCAATGGGCGGTGTCATTGTGCAAAAGTACGGTGATATCTTAAAAGGACGACGTTCAACTGAAAAACGAATTCGGGAAGGGTTCCTAGAGCCAACGTTGAAAGAGGCTGTTCCAGGGGATTTAGGACTTGTTTTGCCATATAATACAATGAAAAGTTTAATTGAGATGACAGAAGCCCTAGATAAAGTGACGCCGGGTATCGCATCAGAGCATACTTTATTTTATGGTGTAGAAGCAAAATTTTATTCAGCGCGTCCGAAGTTAAATGAGTATTTTGAATCAGAAATCGGCGGCCTGTATTTAGGCGGTGACGGTGCAGGTGTTACACGCGGGTTGGCGCAGGCAAGCGCATGCGGTGTATGGATTGCACGTGATATTGTAAAAAAAATAGAGGCGCCAAGCAGAGAAGCTGTTGTTTTGTAA